The nucleotide sequence CTCCTCACGTGGATTCCGTATTATCTGGTACACGAGCGGCATTGGACGCTGCCGCAGATGGCACGCATCGGCGGTACGACGTTCTTACTCATGGGGATAACCATGGTCTGTTCGGGATGGATCGCCGACCGCTTCATTCGAAACGGAGCGACGCCGACCGTCGTCCGAAAGACGGTCTTCGGAATAGGAGCGGTTGTCGCCGCGGTCTCGTTGCTCGGCGAGGCGCACTCGAGCAATCTCGCCTCGGTCGGGTGGCTGTTTGGTGTCGGCGTTGGTAGCGGCTTCCTGCACGCCAACAACTTCGTCATAGGTCAGACCATCGCGGGACCGGAGGCTGCCGGACGATGGGCCGGCATCCAAAATACGCTCAGCAACATTTCGGGCGTCATCGCGCCGTCACTCACGGGCATCCTCGTGGACCGCACGGGAAGCTTCGTATTGCCCTTCACGATCGCCGCCGTACTGTCGATCCTCAGCGGCAGCGCGTGGATCTTTCTCGTCGGCACGATCGAACCGATCGATTGGCCCGACCGGCTCGCGGCCCGGCTACGTCCCATTCCCGGCTAACGCACTTCTACCGTAGGTGCGTTTAGCTGGCGCATGAATATTCGATCTGATTGGTGCCTGCGAACCCTCGTTCCCCGGTGTTGAATAGGCGTCATCGCTCGCGACGTTAACGCTGGTCACTCTATTTGTGGGGAGCGCTGCAGGCAGCGGCAGAGCAACGAAAAATAGCTACCGGAGCCAAAGGTGGCCCATCAATTTCGGAGGTACCAGACGATGTTCCGTTGCAAGGCAGTGACGCTTTTCTTGATCGGTGTCGTATTGACCGCGGCGGCTTGCAGCAGCGGCGCCGTCTCGCCGAGTGCGCCGGAGGGGGTGGGCCCCGCGTTAAGCGCATCGACATCCAAAATCCAACACATCGTCATTGTCGTGCAGGAGGCGCGCAGCTTCGACGATCTGTTCTGCGCGTATGGAGGAGCGGAAGGGAAGTGCGCCGACCAGACGATCCCGCTCGAGGCGAACTGCACGCTTTCGGATACGTTCCAAGACTACGAGCGGGATCGTAAAACAGGCAAGTTCGGCAAGGAGCACGCGGATTGCCCCGGCTACCAGCGTCCGGAGTACGCGCACGTTCCGGCGTCGGAGCTGGCGCAGTACTACCAGATCGCTCAGCAGTACGTGCTTGGCGACGAGATGTATTCCTCAACCGGCAATCCTACGTTCGAGGCACATCAGTACCTGACTGCCGCGGAGGCCGGCAACGCCGAAAATCAGCCTTTCGGTAGGGCGCCCAAGGACGATTGCGTTTATCATCAGTGGGTCCGCATCTTTAAGGGCGGCAAGACTGCCGCGTGTTTTACGTACGAGACGCTGGGTGATGAATTGACTGCAACGGGGCTGAGTTGGCGCTACTATCGCAGCGCCGACAGTAAACAACCTATCGTTAATACGTGGGACGCCTACGGCTGGGTTAAGGGAGGAAGCAGCGGCATCTCGCCATCGTCGCAGTTCATCCAGGACGTTTGTTCGGGAACACTCGCGACGGTAACTTGGGTCACGCCCGCTTTTTCCGACTCGGATCTTTCAGGATCGCTTTCGTCGAGCGGTCCAAAATGGGTCGCATCGGTCGTTAACGCCGTCGGCGAGAGCCAGTTCTGGAGCTCAAGCGCGGTCGTCGTCGTGTGGAGCGGCTTTGGCGGATGGTACGACCACGTGCGGCCGCAGTTCGTAGACTTTGAGGGACTGGGCTTTCGCGTTCCGGTGCTCGTCGTATCGCCGTATGCGCTAAGCGGTTCGGTCGACCACGTCCACTTCGAGACGGGGAGCATTCTAAAATTTGTCGAGGACACGTTCGGCCTCCAGCCACTTGCGGTCAGCGACAAACGCGCCCGCGATCTGGGCGTTTCTACGCTCGACATGCACCAGCGACCCAGGGCTTTCATGCCTGTCGACGGCGGGTCAGGCTGCGATCGACGGTAAGGGAAAAACTGGGACGTTGGCTCCGCGCATGATTAAGGCAAAGCCGGCAAAGCTCAGACTCCGGTTTGATAAGGTCGCGCTCGCGTTTATCGACGATATGCGGCGCGCGGGCGATCGTGTTAAACGGGGGCGCGTCATGATCGTTACCATCACTGCTCCGATTTGGCAGTATAGGAAGACGAGCGCAGCAGTGCACGAGCGAATCCACGAGGCTCTCGCGGCGGCGCCTGCGGGTTTGCGAATCGATGAAGCGATTTACGGGAACCGCGTTTGCGTTCGGGTAGCGAAGAACGGGCGCGCCTACCCTTCCAACGTCATCGCCGTCGTGCACAACCCGGAGACCCCCGCCACGCTTCTCATCGAACTGATAACGGCGTTTCTGGAACGCAGTGAGGCCGAATTGCCCGCCGGCTTGGAGCGCGTCCTCAAGTAAAGACGGTGATTACGTGGTGAGCGCCTCCGCGACGGCTTGATCTTCGGATAGCCGCGCGCCTTCGGCGGCCAGGGCCTCGATCTCGTCGATGCTGAGTTTCTCGCTCAGGGCGCTTGCGAGGAGCTCGTCCATACGCTGCTCGGTAGGCTCGCGCTCGTAACCTTCGCTGCGATAGCGAGCGTCAACGTACCCGCGGAGGCGCGCACCGCGACGGGGATCGCCGCTGCACGCGGCGACGGTCGCGAGATGATGAATGTTGATCGTCACATAGTGCGGGCTCGTCCCACGAGCGAGCTGGAGCGCGTCGAGTGCCGCGGCGCGCGCGCCGGCGATATCGCCAAGCGCCAGCCGATATGCCGCTCCGTTCTGCAGAGCGAAGAATATATGCCTCTTCATCCGTGGCGTACGCGGCTCCGCCTCGATGCCACGCGTGAGCTCGAGCGCCACGTCGGGGTGCCCCGTGTAGAATTCCAGCTCGGCCATGTTCAGGCGAATTCCGGTGGCGGCCGCCGTGTCGCCATGCGAGGTCGAAAGGGCAAGCGCCTCAGCATAAAATTGTCGCGCTTGGTCGAGGCGGCCGAAATCGTTTGCGACCAGCGCCGCGTTGTTCAGGACGCACGCATGGATAGAGGACCCGGTCAGCGCGTTCTTCTGCACCAGTTGCATTGCTCGCTCGATGGCCACCTGCGCCTCCCGCGCCCGCCCGGCCTGCACCAATCCAAATGCCATCTCGTTGAAACTTAGCGCCGTATCGGCTGCGTCGTTAGCCTGCTCGGCAAGCCCGGCGGCACGCTGCGCAGCTTCAACCCTGCGCAGACCGCCCGTCGTCCGCGACAGCGTGCCCCACGTCCGCGCCGCGAGCTCAAGGTACGCGGCCGAGTCGAGCCGTTCGAGCACGACCTCGAGCCGTTTTCTCACTTCGACTTCTCCCACTAGCCTTCGATAGGCGCCCGAAAATCCTACGACGACCCGAGCCGCGAGCGCGACCTCGTCGTGCGAGAGCGCCCAATCGATCGCCGCTAGCGCGTTCTCGGCTTCGGGGTCGAACCGCGCGCACCACCCCTCCGTCACACCAGCCAACCACCGTTGTTTGTACGAGAGATCGGCAAGATCGGCAGCCCACCGCGCGTGTCTGCGCGCCATCACGTCGCGCTCACCGCTCTGCTCCAGCCTCTCGAGCGCGAAGGCGCGCGTCGATTCGAGCATCCGGTAACGCGTGGAATCTCCTTCGACGTCGGCGACGACGAGAGACTTGTCCACTAGCGAGGCGACGAGGTCGATCACGTCGATCGCGTCGAGCGTTTCGTCGCCGCAAACCGCCTCGGCCGCTTCGATCGTGCAGCCGCCGATAAAGGTCGAGAGCCGCCAAAACAGCCGTTGCTCCGCTTCCGATAGGAGCCCGTAGCTCCAATCGATGAGTGCGCGCAGCGTCTGCTGGCGCGGAAGCGCCGTGCGGCTCCCGCCGGTGAGCACGCGAAAACGCTCGTCGAGTCTCTGCGCCAGTTGGCGCAGAGACATTACTTTCACCCGCGCGGCCGCCAGCTCGATTGCGAGGGCGACGCCGTCGAGACGCCGGCAGATCTCGGCAACGATCGGCGCGTTCTCGTCGCTGAGTGTGAATCTTGCATCCGAGGCTCTCGCCCGTTCGGCAAAGAACGCGATCGCGCCGTACTGAAGGGCATCTTCCGCAGTCAGTGATTCTCCCGAGGGTACGGCCAACGACGGCACGCGGTAGACGCGCTCGCCGGCAACGCGGAGCGCCTCGCGGCTCGTTGCCAAGATGCGCACTTGCGGAGCGGCGCGCAGAATGGCGTCGGCGATGCTTGCGACTTCTGCGATGAGATGCTCGCAGTTATCCAAGATCAGAAGCAGACGGCGAGACTTGAGATACTGCACGAGCACGTCGAGCATCGGGCGCTCTCCCTGCTCGGGTAAGCCGAAGGTCGATGCGATGGCCGTAACGACCGACGCCGCATCGCTCAGCGTTGCCAGCTCGACGAGCCAGGAGCCGTCGCCGGTGCCGTCGAGGAGATCCGCGCCGACTTGCAATGCGAGGCGCGTCTTGCCGATACCGCCGGTTCCCAAAAGCGTGACGAGTGGCTGCTCGAGCACGAGCGGTTCGATCTCGGCGAGCACGTCGTCGCGGCCGATGAGCGGCGTGAGTTGGCGCGGTAAGTTATTCGACAGCGACTCTAGCGAGCGCAGCGGCGGAAACGACTCCCCTAGGCCGGGTGCGACGATTTGCCAGACGCGTTCGGCTTCGGCGAGGTCCTTAAGGCGGTGCTCGCCGAGATCGCGCAGCTCGGTCTGTTCGGGCAGCATGCCGCGCAAGAGCAGCGCGGTGGTGGCCGACGCGACCACTTGACCGCCGTGCACGATGGCGAGCAATCGCGCGACGCGATTGACCGCTGGTCCAAAGTAATCGCCGTCGCGCTCGTCGGTGGCGCCACTATGCAGCGCCATGCGAACCGTCAATCGGCCAATTGGCCCCCAATTCTCGCCGGCCAACGCCCGCTGCGCGTCCGCGGCTGCCGCAACCGCATCGGGCGGACGCGCGAACGCGGCGCAAAACGCGTCGCCGACCGTCTTGAAGACGTAGCCGTCGTTCGCTTCGATCGCCGTTCGAAGCAGCTCGTCGTGCCGGCGCAGCGCCTGGGCCATCGCGACGCGTCGCTCCTCCCAGTGCCGCGTGCTGCCCTCGATGTCCGTAAACAGCAGCGTTATCGTTCCGCTTGGAAGCGGGGCTCTCAGCGCCATGTGTATGTCGCTAATCTGCGTCGGGGATGCGATCGTCGGGCGCCTGGTGCAAGAAAAATTGCGTGTCGTACGGCGCAAGGATCTTCTTGAACTTGCGGGGCGGCTGATTGAAGTCGAAGCAGTCCCCCTCGGGTGAGTTGGCGCGCCGATCGCTTTTCGAGAGGCGCTTGAGACCAAACTGATCCTCGATGAACTTCAGGATGCTTCCGTGCTCGTAGTGAACGTGCGAGACGTAGCCTTTCTTAGCGTACGGCGAGATGACGAGGAGCGGAAGACGAAAGCCCAAGCCGTCGTAATCGACGTAGGCCGGGCTCTCACGGTCGTACCATCCACCGTAATCGTCCCAAAAAACGAAGATCGCCGTGGATCCCCAGTACTTCGATTCGCCAATCGCGTTGACGACCGAGGCGACCCAGGAGGGTCCCGTGTCCGAGTAGCAGCCTGCGTGATCGGAGTTAGCGCAGGTCGGCGTCACCCACGTGACCGTCCGCAGCTTGCCGTGCTTTACGTCCCTCAGAAATTGCGACGGCGGACTGAACATGTCTTTGCTCCAGTCGGGCCCAAAGTAAATATGCCGGATGACTTGGTAGCCGTTCCAACCGCTCCAAACCTTATAGTACGCGATGGCGTAGTAGGCCCAGGAGATGCCGGCCTGGTCCAGCTCGTCGCCGAGCGTCGGCGGATCCCAGCATGCTTGTTCGTAGCCGTCGGGAATTTGGCGCTTGGGTCCCACCTCGGCAATCGTGTCGCTCGGGCCGCCGCTGCATCCCCAATCGCCGTACGGAAAGTTCACCGACTTTTCGGCCTGCGCCGCGATAATATACTGGTGCGACACGAAGCTGCTTGCGTCGAAGTTTGAGGAATACATTCGATCGGCCAGCACGTATTGCTGGGCCATCTCGAAGTACGGCTTTGTCTCGCCCCGCGGCACGTACGAATACGGCGGATACTTTATTGGGCAGCTGTTGCCGCAGGAAAAAAACTCCTTATTGAACCCGTTCATCCGGCAATGTGTGCCCGGGATGGTCCCGGTGCCGTTGCAGGCCGCGAAGAACGCATTTGAGTCGTGGGCGATGTCCCACGACGTCTTGAGCGTCAGCGGCTGCAGCTTGATTCGCCGCCCTTGCGAATCATAACCGTACTTTTCGGTTTTTGCGCCCGGATAGCCGTAAAAGAGATTGTTGAACGACCGGTTTTCCTGGATGACGATGACGACGTGTTGGATCTTGCCGGTCGCTGCGGGTTGGAAATACGCTGGCGAGATTTGCTCCGGCACAAAGTTCGTCACTTCGGGTTTTCCCGCGCCGCAGGCGCAGACGGCGAGCGCGACCGCTAAAGTGATCAACGAGCGAGCAACAAACGAACGCAAACGCACGAGCATTCCTCCACGACGGCTGTCGGCCACGCGGCCGGTCCGCTCCCTTCGGAACTACCTGTTTGCATGCCTGGAATCGTTTCCGCTGGGACTGGACTAGGAAACGGCGAACCTCTTTAGGCGCCGATCCGTTCCGGCCTCGGGGAGTGAACCGTCGTATGACCTTGTTTCGATTGCGCTGCAATGCGCTTACGATAAGCGCCACCGCGACACTGCTCGCGGGCTGCGGCACGCTACCGTTGGCCTTTCGACAGGGTGCGGGCGACGCGCTTGGGGCCAGACTGGCTCAGGGAGCCGCTCCGCTGTACGGCTCGTGTCTACCGGCGCCGGGACGAGATAAGTCTTGGATGTCGCCTGTGGCTCGGAAGGCCAAGCGGCTTCTCTATGTTTCCGGATGCTACGCGCTCGTTTACGTGTACGATTACGACAGCGGCGCTCTGGTAGGGACGCTCGCCGGCTTTAACTTCCCGCAAGGTCAGTGCGTCGATGCGCGCGGCGACGTCTGGATCGCGAACTTCGGCGAGAGGAGCAGCGGCCAACACTCATCGATCGTCGAGTACTCCCACGGTGGATCCACACCGCTCAAGACTTTCGTAACCAACGGCTCCTCGGGCGGCTGTTCCGTGTCTCCGAACGGCGATCTCACGGTATCGAACTTCGATCGGGACTTTGGCTATGAAACCGGCAGCATCCAGGTCTGGAAGGACGCTTCCGGCTCGCCCGCAGAGTACACCAGCACGAGTTGCCGCTTCCTCTACCCGCCGGCGTACGACGCCGAAGGTAATTTATACGTCGAGGGCCTGGAGAAACTCATGACCCCAACGACCTCGGTATGTGAGCTTGCCGCGAACGGCAAGAACCTACGAAAAGTGCAAGTGAGCCAAACGATCACGTATGCCAACGGCGCGGCATGGGATGGCAAATACCTCGTTCTGAGCGGTCAAGACTATAACGGATACGCCACCGTTCTCTACCGAACAACCGAAGGAGCGAAGGGCGATCTGACGGCCGTCGGCAAGACCATTTTGCGCGACAGCAAATGCGAAAGCAGTTCTGCTGGGCTCTATCAGCCCTTCATCGTCGGCCGCAGGAACACGCCGGAGAACCGAGAGCAAGGCCACGTTCTAATCGCGGGCGACCTTGCTTGCAGCTATCGGTTCGACTTCTGGAAGTATCCGGGCGGGGGTGACCCGTTCAAGGAACTCGCGAACGCGCCCGAACTTTCGTATGGTCAGTCGGTGAGCATCGCGCCTTAGGCTAACCTTTATACCATGTCGAAGCTAATTTACATGACCAATACGTCACTCGACGGTTACGTCGAGGACGAAACTGGTGCCTTCGATTGGGTCAATCCCGATCAAACATTCGAGTTCATCACTGAGTTGCTGCGACCGATCGGAACCTATCTCTACGGGCGGCGACTCTATGAAACGATGGCCTACTGGGATGCGCCGGCGGAGGGCTATCCGCCCGAGCAGCGCGAGTTCGCACGGGTCTGGCAGAAGGCCGAAAAGATCGTCTTTTCACGAACCCTAACAGGCGCTACGACAGGCAACACGCGTGTCGAGCGGGACTTCGACCTCGAGGCCGTTCGAAAGCTCAAGCGGGAATCGGAGCACGACATCAACATTGGCGGCGCCGAGATTGCAGGGCTTGCGCTCGAAGCCGATCTCGTCGACGAATGTCACCTGTTTGTCAACCCGGTGATCGTCGGCGGCGGAAAGCCGGCATTCCGAGCCGCCTTACGACAGAATCTCGAACTCCTCGAGACGCGCCGTTTCGGCAACGGAGTCGTCCACGTGTGCTATCGCATCGCTGGGAGCCCATAATGGCCGATCCTCTTCGCTTTGGAACCGTCCCTTTCCACGGCGCAAAGCTAGACGAAAATCAGCAAGTACTACTGAGTTAGGGGAGAAATGAAAGCAGCGTTGATCGAAGCGCCCGGCGGCAGTGCGCGTTACGGCGATTTTGCAGAACCAGCCGATCAACACGGACGGCAAGTCGTCGAGCTTGTCGCGGCGGGCATCCATCCCATCGTGCGCGGCCTTGCAAGTGGCCAGCACTATGGAAGCAGCGCCCAGTGGCCGCTCGTTCCCGGGGTCGACGCGGTCGTTCGTTCCGCAGATGGCATACTTGCATTCTCCGGTTACCCACAACCGCCTTACGGCACGCTCGCCGAACGCATCTCCGTGCCATCATTCCTGTGGATACCGCTGCCGGAAGGCGCCGACCCGGCGCGGGTTGCCGGCGGTGTGAACCCGGGTATGGCGTCCTGGCTACTCCTCCAGGCTCGCCGCGCAGAGATCGGTAAACTCGATAACGTTCTGATTCTTGGCGTCACTGGGATGGCGGGAATGCTCGCAGTACAAAATGCGCGCATTCTTGGTGCAACGCGCGTTGTCGGCGCAGGCCGTGATGCACAAGGCCTGTCCGATGCGGCCAAGGCGGGCGCGACTACCGTCGCGTTAAGCGGCGATCGTGAACGCGAAGGCGCAACAATCTTTCAGGCTCTCGAAGGGTTGTCGCCCGATATCGTGCTCGACTTTCTCTGGGGTGCGCCGGCGGAAAGCGGCTTTGCGGCGCTCGGCAGACGCGGGCTCGACGAGGATCGTGCCGACATCTCGTACGTTCAAATCGGCGCCGTCGCGGGCTCGCAGGCGGCAGTTCCTGCCGCACTCTTGCGGAGCCGCAAGCTGCGCATAACGGGAAGCGGCGCGGGCTCTGCGTCGATCACCGATATTATAGCCGAGATTCCGCGCTACGTTCAGTTGATCTCGGACGGCGTCGTCGATGTACCGATTCGAACGTTTCCGTTATCGCAGGTGAGCGAAGCGTGGGAGGCCGCCGAACGCGGTCGCCCGCGAGTGGTCATCCTCGCGGGCTAAGCTCAACCAAAATAGCAGGGCCCGCCACGGTTCCTTGCCGAAATTTGAAATCTGTTCGGTTTCGGGAGATATCCCACAGCTTCGGCAAACCAACCGACGGTCCGTTCAACTTCGGGAGGCATCGCGCATGAGAAGCGTGGCTCGCTTTGCACTTAGCGTCGGTACGGCCGCACTTTTTGCCGGCTGTCGCGGATCGCAGGCGCCTATGAGCGCAGGTGTGATCCCGCAAGCCTCAGCGATCGCGTCACGCACTAACAGCATGAACTACAAGGTCGTGCATAGCTTTGTCGGCGCTCCCGATGGGCAGAACCCCTACGCCGGTTTGATCGACGTGGGCGGCACGCTGTATGGCACGACGTATTCCGGAGGCGAGTACCACCGGTACGGGCGCAGCTTTGGCACGGTCTTTAGCATCACCCCGAGCGGCACGGAGAGAGTGTTGCATAACTTCGGCGCAGGAAGCGATGGCATTTCCCCCCATGCGAGCCTGATCGACGTGAGCGGCACGCTCTACGGCACGACAGTGGGAGGCAGCTCGCATACTTGCGGCTCGTCCAGTACCGGCTGCGGGACGGCCTTTAGCATCACACCGAGCGGCACCGAGAAAGTGCTGCATAACTTCGGCAGCGGCCCCGATGGCGCCCATCCTGCCGCATCCCTGATCGAGGTGAACGGCACGCTCTACGGCACGACGGCGGGAGGCGGCGATTATTATGACTGCTTAGGCGGCTGCGGGACGGTCTTTAGCATCACGCCGAGCGGCACGTACAAGGTGCTGCATCGCTTCCACGGCTACCCTAACGACGGCAATCGTCCGGTCGCCTCACTGATCGAGGTCAAGGGCAAGCTCTACGGCACGACGGCGGGAGGCGGCCCGAACCAATGGGGCATGGTCTTCAGCATCACGCTGAGCGGCAGAGAGAAAGTGCTGCATAACTTCGGCGGAATCGATGGCGGTTCTCCCAGGGCAGCATTGATTGACGTGCGCGGCACGCTCTACAGCACGACGACATTTGGTGGCGCGGGTGGTGATTGTAATACCTACAACAAGATGTGCGGGACGGTCTTTAGCATCACGCTGAGCGGCACAGAAAAAGTGCTCCACCGCTTCGGCAACGGAACCGATGGCAATTCTCCCGTAGCACCCTTGATCAAGGTAAAAGACACGCTCTACGGCACGACGGAACACGGCGGCGCGTATTCTTGTGAGTCGTACCGCCAGGCATTGGTCGGCGGCTGCGGGACGGTTTTCAGCATCACGCCGAGCGGCGCCGAGAAAGTGCTGCATAACTTCGGCAGCGGCACCGATGGCTTCTTCCCTGGCGCTGCCTTGAGCGACGTGGATGGCATCCTGTACGGGACGACGGAATACGGCGGCGACAAGTACTGCTGCGGAACGGTCTTCGCGTTCACCCCATAACGCGGGGTCGAAACTAAGGGCGACCCCGTACGAAATCGGTGCAGAGTCTGCAAAAGGAGCGAAATACATGAAGCGTTTGAATCTTGGTCGCTACGCGCTCAGCATCGGCGCCGCTGCGGCATTGCTCGCCGGTTGCGGCGGGCCGCAGCCAAGCGGGCCAACAACGTTCCCACAGGTGCAACAAGAGGATCCGGTGTCAACGCCCTTGCCCAGCGGCACGGTGTTGCACCGCGCGTCGCAGCCGCTTCCGCGGCAAGCTATGAGGCAGCCTCTGCTGTATATGGGTGACACTGCCGGAGCCGCCATCGACATCTATCCGCTCACGGGCCCGAATAAGCAACGGATAGGGAGAATCACTAACGGCGTCGTCGACCCGTGGGGATTGAGCCTTGACGCCAACAATACGCTCTACGTCGCTAACCTCAGCCGCACTGTGAGGGTCTACCCGAATGGCTCCTCGAGCCCGTCGATGACGTATTCGAGGGGACTGCACGAAGCGTTATACGCGGTGGCCGACTCTGCCGGCCACGTGTTGGTAGCGGATACCGTAGTAGGCGGCCCCAAGAAAGGTGGCCTTGTCATCGAGTACAACGCGG is from Candidatus Binatia bacterium and encodes:
- a CDS encoding adenylate/guanylate cyclase domain-containing protein → MALRAPLPSGTITLLFTDIEGSTRHWEERRVAMAQALRRHDELLRTAIEANDGYVFKTVGDAFCAAFARPPDAVAAAADAQRALAGENWGPIGRLTVRMALHSGATDERDGDYFGPAVNRVARLLAIVHGGQVVASATTALLLRGMLPEQTELRDLGEHRLKDLAEAERVWQIVAPGLGESFPPLRSLESLSNNLPRQLTPLIGRDDVLAEIEPLVLEQPLVTLLGTGGIGKTRLALQVGADLLDGTGDGSWLVELATLSDAASVVTAIASTFGLPEQGERPMLDVLVQYLKSRRLLLILDNCEHLIAEVASIADAILRAAPQVRILATSREALRVAGERVYRVPSLAVPSGESLTAEDALQYGAIAFFAERARASDARFTLSDENAPIVAEICRRLDGVALAIELAAARVKVMSLRQLAQRLDERFRVLTGGSRTALPRQQTLRALIDWSYGLLSEAEQRLFWRLSTFIGGCTIEAAEAVCGDETLDAIDVIDLVASLVDKSLVVADVEGDSTRYRMLESTRAFALERLEQSGERDVMARRHARWAADLADLSYKQRWLAGVTEGWCARFDPEAENALAAIDWALSHDEVALAARVVVGFSGAYRRLVGEVEVRKRLEVVLERLDSAAYLELAARTWGTLSRTTGGLRRVEAAQRAAGLAEQANDAADTALSFNEMAFGLVQAGRAREAQVAIERAMQLVQKNALTGSSIHACVLNNAALVANDFGRLDQARQFYAEALALSTSHGDTAAATGIRLNMAELEFYTGHPDVALELTRGIEAEPRTPRMKRHIFFALQNGAAYRLALGDIAGARAAALDALQLARGTSPHYVTINIHHLATVAACSGDPRRGARLRGYVDARYRSEGYEREPTEQRMDELLASALSEKLSIDEIEALAAEGARLSEDQAVAEALTT
- a CDS encoding choice-of-anchor tandem repeat GloVer-containing protein, with product MNYKVVHSFVGAPDGQNPYAGLIDVGGTLYGTTYSGGEYHRYGRSFGTVFSITPSGTERVLHNFGAGSDGISPHASLIDVSGTLYGTTVGGSSHTCGSSSTGCGTAFSITPSGTEKVLHNFGSGPDGAHPAASLIEVNGTLYGTTAGGGDYYDCLGGCGTVFSITPSGTYKVLHRFHGYPNDGNRPVASLIEVKGKLYGTTAGGGPNQWGMVFSITLSGREKVLHNFGGIDGGSPRAALIDVRGTLYSTTTFGGAGGDCNTYNKMCGTVFSITLSGTEKVLHRFGNGTDGNSPVAPLIKVKDTLYGTTEHGGAYSCESYRQALVGGCGTVFSITPSGAEKVLHNFGSGTDGFFPGAALSDVDGILYGTTEYGGDKYCCGTVFAFTP
- a CDS encoding alkaline phosphatase family protein; this translates as MITLAVALAVCACGAGKPEVTNFVPEQISPAYFQPAATGKIQHVVIVIQENRSFNNLFYGYPGAKTEKYGYDSQGRRIKLQPLTLKTSWDIAHDSNAFFAACNGTGTIPGTHCRMNGFNKEFFSCGNSCPIKYPPYSYVPRGETKPYFEMAQQYVLADRMYSSNFDASSFVSHQYIIAAQAEKSVNFPYGDWGCSGGPSDTIAEVGPKRQIPDGYEQACWDPPTLGDELDQAGISWAYYAIAYYKVWSGWNGYQVIRHIYFGPDWSKDMFSPPSQFLRDVKHGKLRTVTWVTPTCANSDHAGCYSDTGPSWVASVVNAIGESKYWGSTAIFVFWDDYGGWYDRESPAYVDYDGLGFRLPLLVISPYAKKGYVSHVHYEHGSILKFIEDQFGLKRLSKSDRRANSPEGDCFDFNQPPRKFKKILAPYDTQFFLHQAPDDRIPDAD
- a CDS encoding dihydrofolate reductase family protein, coding for MSKLIYMTNTSLDGYVEDETGAFDWVNPDQTFEFITELLRPIGTYLYGRRLYETMAYWDAPAEGYPPEQREFARVWQKAEKIVFSRTLTGATTGNTRVERDFDLEAVRKLKRESEHDINIGGAEIAGLALEADLVDECHLFVNPVIVGGGKPAFRAALRQNLELLETRRFGNGVVHVCYRIAGSP
- a CDS encoding alkaline phosphatase family protein — protein: MFRCKAVTLFLIGVVLTAAACSSGAVSPSAPEGVGPALSASTSKIQHIVIVVQEARSFDDLFCAYGGAEGKCADQTIPLEANCTLSDTFQDYERDRKTGKFGKEHADCPGYQRPEYAHVPASELAQYYQIAQQYVLGDEMYSSTGNPTFEAHQYLTAAEAGNAENQPFGRAPKDDCVYHQWVRIFKGGKTAACFTYETLGDELTATGLSWRYYRSADSKQPIVNTWDAYGWVKGGSSGISPSSQFIQDVCSGTLATVTWVTPAFSDSDLSGSLSSSGPKWVASVVNAVGESQFWSSSAVVVVWSGFGGWYDHVRPQFVDFEGLGFRVPVLVVSPYALSGSVDHVHFETGSILKFVEDTFGLQPLAVSDKRARDLGVSTLDMHQRPRAFMPVDGGSGCDRR
- a CDS encoding zinc-binding alcohol dehydrogenase family protein; protein product: MKAALIEAPGGSARYGDFAEPADQHGRQVVELVAAGIHPIVRGLASGQHYGSSAQWPLVPGVDAVVRSADGILAFSGYPQPPYGTLAERISVPSFLWIPLPEGADPARVAGGVNPGMASWLLLQARRAEIGKLDNVLILGVTGMAGMLAVQNARILGATRVVGAGRDAQGLSDAAKAGATTVALSGDREREGATIFQALEGLSPDIVLDFLWGAPAESGFAALGRRGLDEDRADISYVQIGAVAGSQAAVPAALLRSRKLRITGSGAGSASITDIIAEIPRYVQLISDGVVDVPIRTFPLSQVSEAWEAAERGRPRVVILAG